The sequence below is a genomic window from Massilia oculi.
TGACCACGCGCGCAGTTGCAGTGCGCGTCTGTGCCCCGACCAACGAACCCACGTAGCTTACTTTACCAACCGCAGTCAGGTCTGAGCCAGTGGCTGTGACGGTCGCCGATGCGCCGCTGCGCACGCTCCCCAAATCTTTTGGCGTGACAGCGATGTCTACCCAGACCCGCGACAAGTCAGTCAGTACGAACACATTGGTGTTTTCCTGCACCGCTTCGCCCAAGGTGATGTGCTTCTCCACGACGACGGCGTCAAACGGTGCACGCAATTCGTAACGGTTCAATGCGCCGCCTGCGACAGAAACTTCGAGCGCTGCCAGTTTTGAGCGAGCAGTCTGCAAGGCAAGCTCAGCTTCACGCAATGCCTGCTCCGCCTGTTGATAGTCCTGCTGGGCTGAAATGCGGTCCTGCCACAGTTTTTTCTCTCGCTCGTAGACGGTTTTTGCCATCCCAAGCCTGACCTGCGCGGCATTAGCAGCGCTTCGCAGGTCAGCCAGATCCGGGCTGGAGATCACAGCAAGCACTTGTCCCTTCTTGACTGTTTGCCCCAGCTGCGCGGGAACCGATTCGGCCACCCCGCTCAAGCGCGGCACCACATGCGCCGTCAGGTCGTCATTGACGCGAACTTCGCCGGGAAGTTTCACCATGTTATTGATCGTGGCCGGACCGGCAATTGAGGTCGTGATTCCCGCCTTCTCAGTCTGCGTGACCGACAGCTTGACCAACCCCTCGTCGTCATGCGTTTCTTCTGAGCCCTCTTCGCCGGCGGTGCGGCTTTCTTTCGCCCCTTCTGTTTTCTCGGTTTCGGCGTGACCATGGGCGTCTTCCCCTGCGCCGCCTTCGCCACCGTTCTTGTTCCAGAACAGTATTGTCATGGCCAGGACGGCGCCAATGGCCAAGATCGCGGCGATGATCGGCAGACTTTTCTTTTGGTGATTGCTTAGTGATTTCATTGCATGTGTTCCTTGAAAATAGCTGTAGCATCAGGGCCAGCTGTGGGCGCGACACGTTCAATATCCGTGGCTGCCCGATAGCGCTCCGAGAGGCTGCGCAGGTAGAGCGTGCGCGCCTGAATCAATGCGCGTTGGGTGTCAAGCACGTCGAGGAACCCAAATTTGCCGAGCTCAAAACCGATCACCGCGGCGTCGTACGCCTGTTGTGCCGCCGGCACCATTTCAGTCTTTAGGCTATCGAGTTGTAACTGCGCGACTTCGGCACGTTGGCGTGCGTCGGCGAGTTCTTCGTACAGGCGTAGGCGTTCAGCTTCCAGTTCGTCGCGCGCTTGGTCCACGCGTCTAAGGGCAGCGAGC
It includes:
- a CDS encoding efflux RND transporter periplasmic adaptor subunit gives rise to the protein MKSLSNHQKKSLPIIAAILAIGAVLAMTILFWNKNGGEGGAGEDAHGHAETEKTEGAKESRTAGEEGSEETHDDEGLVKLSVTQTEKAGITTSIAGPATINNMVKLPGEVRVNDDLTAHVVPRLSGVAESVPAQLGQTVKKGQVLAVISSPDLADLRSAANAAQVRLGMAKTVYEREKKLWQDRISAQQDYQQAEQALREAELALQTARSKLAALEVSVAGGALNRYELRAPFDAVVVEKHITLGEAVQENTNVFVLTDLSRVWVDIAVTPKDLGSVRSGASATVTATGSDLTAVGKVSYVGSLVGAQTRTATARVVIANPGGAWRPGLFVDVMLVQGTKQAAVAVPVNAIQTVEDKPVVFVAVEGGFRAQPVVTGTIDGKGVEILEGLRPGTRYVNGGSFVLKAELGKGSAEHGH